The following coding sequences are from one Ruminococcus flavefaciens AE3010 window:
- a CDS encoding RNA dependent RNA polymerase, protein MQIDFGNGMHKYVAFERSASMSRNAVLSFIREDIFWNVTERIRLGMEITKCQLSKLYAYNGLMLSGGIRVDGINIDKPHRVIVVENPKFTVHDTNVITVEDDGTDNAVRRYHRVERRESVDILGYDGEGVISKEFAKVINKKLGGEHTSFQIRMPYIKGMLHQVDIHDFFKIVGVATLNDIWGVEHKVADVDIILTKSMFKGYSWLCDNNMSWDDYWDVFRRYRHALYISGVSKDSPQKFTELNYQFLNTLSMTADEFRPLDLPLSFPVNDNRHWLTKETEREYYRLCTDREYRLSFFTGRKYSRGSKDYYLKKILEKNPKFIAEPVYADRLKSRAQAVLKQYALGRLIVAGDNRYLSADLLGFLKDFIPAKAKRNTSQRNFYNGAVQSDFEKNAFYAPSMVYSHSEECTLLRNPHISRNEEVQLQVYPDVENMRKYYLSHLTDVVMVNWDSLTAERLGGADFDGDMIKTISDPIVNRCVKRNSKADTPLLKIPSAEPVT, encoded by the coding sequence GTGCAGATAGACTTCGGCAACGGTATGCACAAGTATGTTGCGTTTGAGCGCTCAGCAAGCATGAGCAGAAATGCTGTGCTGTCGTTTATCCGTGAAGACATTTTCTGGAACGTCACAGAGCGCATTCGCCTCGGCATGGAGATAACCAAGTGTCAGCTCAGCAAGCTGTATGCATACAACGGACTTATGCTCTCTGGCGGTATCCGTGTTGACGGAATAAATATCGACAAGCCGCACAGAGTTATTGTTGTGGAGAATCCGAAATTCACAGTCCATGATACAAATGTTATCACTGTTGAGGACGACGGCACTGACAACGCCGTCCGCAGGTATCATCGTGTTGAGCGCAGGGAGAGTGTTGATATTCTCGGTTATGACGGCGAAGGCGTTATCTCCAAAGAGTTCGCCAAGGTCATCAATAAAAAGTTAGGCGGCGAGCACACATCGTTTCAGATACGAATGCCATACATCAAAGGTATGCTGCACCAAGTTGACATTCATGACTTCTTCAAGATCGTAGGAGTTGCAACGCTCAACGACATCTGGGGAGTTGAACACAAGGTTGCGGACGTTGACATAATCCTCACCAAGAGTATGTTCAAGGGCTACAGTTGGCTCTGCGACAACAATATGAGCTGGGATGATTACTGGGACGTATTCCGCAGATACAGGCACGCTCTGTACATCTCTGGTGTCAGCAAAGACAGTCCGCAGAAATTCACGGAACTGAACTATCAGTTTCTCAATACACTTTCAATGACAGCGGACGAGTTCCGACCTCTTGATCTGCCGTTATCATTTCCTGTGAATGATAACCGTCACTGGCTCACCAAGGAAACTGAACGTGAATATTACAGGCTTTGCACCGACAGGGAGTACCGCCTAAGCTTCTTCACAGGCAGGAAGTATAGTCGAGGAAGCAAAGACTACTATCTCAAAAAGATACTTGAGAAAAATCCGAAGTTCATTGCAGAGCCAGTTTACGCTGACAGATTGAAGTCACGGGCGCAGGCTGTTCTGAAGCAGTATGCGCTCGGACGTCTTATCGTTGCAGGCGACAATCGCTATCTCTCCGCAGACCTTCTCGGTTTCCTGAAAGACTTTATACCAGCGAAAGCAAAGCGAAACACAAGTCAGCGCAACTTCTACAATGGTGCGGTGCAAAGCGATTTTGAGAAGAATGCTTTCTATGCTCCGTCAATGGTGTATTCTCACAGCGAGGAGTGTACGCTTCTGCGTAATCCACACATTTCCCGAAACGAAGAGGTGCAGTTACAGGTCTATCCCGATGTTGAGAATATGAGGAAGTATTATCTCAGCCACCTCACCGATGTTGTTATGGTGAATTGGGACTCGCTTACGGCGGAGCGGCTCGGCGGTGCAGACTTCGACGGCGATATGATAAAAACTATTTCGGACCCTATCGTCAACCGATGTGTCAAGCGCAATTCAAAGGCGGATACTCCGCTGTTGAAGATACCAAGCGCTGAACCAGTTACATAG
- a CDS encoding relaxase/mobilization nuclease domain-containing protein, translating to MATVTAISTKGGGGGKKSLEYICRDDKTENKKFVTALNCSLPTAYQEFKNTREMYNKTDGVKYYHFVQSHPSGYKIEPSLAHKIAVEFAERTFPGHEVVVATHTDVDHIHAHFILKEVSIRCAEGARNHGLLNISTDDFFDIDMALPADLEEQRKIAGFLSNIDKVIAQSEAEVRNLERQKKAAMQKIFSQEIRFRHDNGTEYPEWEERELAYCFEERDTKQVPTEEAP from the coding sequence GTGGCGACGGTCACTGCGATAAGCACGAAAGGCGGTGGCGGCGGCAAGAAGAGTCTGGAATACATCTGCCGCGATGACAAGACCGAGAATAAAAAGTTCGTGACGGCTCTCAACTGTTCGCTGCCGACTGCCTATCAGGAGTTCAAAAACACAAGGGAAATGTACAACAAGACTGACGGAGTGAAATACTATCATTTCGTTCAGTCGCACCCAAGTGGCTACAAGATAGAGCCGTCACTTGCTCATAAGATAGCTGTTGAGTTTGCGGAGCGAACCTTCCCCGGTCACGAAGTTGTAGTGGCAACTCACACTGATGTCGACCATATACATGCGCACTTCATACTTAAGGAAGTATCAATCAGATGTGCTGAAGGCGCAAGAAATCATGGCTTACTTAATATATCAACAGATGATTTCTTTGATATTGATATGGCTCTGCCGGCAGATCTTGAAGAACAGCGTAAAATTGCTGGCTTTCTCTCTAATATTGACAAAGTGATAGCGCAATCCGAAGCAGAAGTGCGAAACCTCGAACGGCAGAAGAAAGCAGCTATGCAGAAAATTTTTTCGCAAGAAATCCGCTTTAGGCATGATAACGGTACGGAATATCCCGAGTGGGAAGAAAGAGAATTAGCGTATTGTTTCGAAGAAAGGGATACTAAGCAAGTTCCTACCGAAGAAGCTCCCTAA
- a CDS encoding type II toxin-antitoxin system RelE/ParE family toxin, giving the protein MNKIVYSPKAQNDLDEIWAYISKKLLNPTAAESTINGILDTVDALQEHSEIGKPLYFTSDMFSGYRFLVYKNYLAFYRTSAETIYIDRIIYGKRDYMRLLFRDLDRA; this is encoded by the coding sequence ATGAATAAAATCGTTTACTCTCCGAAAGCACAGAATGATCTTGACGAGATTTGGGCTTATATTTCTAAAAAATTGCTGAATCCTACTGCTGCCGAAAGCACGATAAATGGTATTCTTGATACAGTAGATGCTTTGCAAGAGCATTCGGAGATAGGAAAACCTCTTTATTTCACATCTGATATGTTCAGCGGATATCGTTTCCTTGTTTATAAGAATTACCTTGCATTCTACCGAACAAGCGCAGAAACCATATATATAGATAGAATCATTTATGGTAAGCGTGATTATATGCGGCTACTTTTCAGAGATTTGGATCGAGCATAA
- a CDS encoding plasmid mobilization protein, whose translation MRRRNTTIAIRCTEEESRRIHELAERHGLKLNDFVMRCALGKKIVVANGIDEIVRQQKAIGRNLNQIATLANMDRLTVVNFQPLLDEHMKVTELIGQLLREVK comes from the coding sequence ATGAGACGGAGAAACACAACCATAGCGATACGCTGCACAGAGGAAGAAAGCAGGCGTATCCATGAGCTCGCCGAGCGGCACGGCTTGAAGCTGAATGACTTCGTAATGCGGTGCGCTCTTGGCAAGAAAATCGTTGTCGCCAACGGCATCGATGAGATAGTCCGGCAGCAGAAAGCTATCGGACGTAACCTCAACCAGATAGCTACACTGGCAAATATGGACAGGCTGACCGTCGTGAATTTCCAGCCGCTCCTCGATGAGCACATGAAGGTCACGGAGCTGATAGGTCAGCTTCTGAGGGAGGTGAAGTAG
- a CDS encoding Rossmann-like and DUF2520 domain-containing protein: protein MKIGFIGAGKVGFSLGKYFAENGLEISGYYSRSESSALEAAHFTDSELFLSAEDLIYASDAVFLTVPDSAIKETYSTLPKELLCGRQICHCSGAMSAAEAFPDIEKYGAKAASIHPLFPISSKTESYKELSNAFFCIEGDCAKEWSAVLSGMGNSTRIITSDIKSRYHAACSVASNLVCGLMAESAELLEQCGFTEEEALSALEPLAMSNMKRIFTVGPTAALTGPVERNDVSTVKKHIACINGGNDSDIYRAVSKKLTEMAKERHPQADYTEMEKLLR, encoded by the coding sequence ATGAAGATAGGATTTATAGGTGCTGGAAAAGTTGGCTTTTCTCTGGGAAAATATTTTGCAGAAAACGGTTTGGAGATATCAGGATATTACAGCCGCTCGGAGAGTTCTGCCCTTGAAGCCGCTCATTTTACAGATTCTGAGCTTTTTCTATCTGCGGAAGATCTTATTTACGCAAGCGACGCAGTTTTTCTCACAGTTCCAGACAGCGCCATAAAAGAGACTTACAGTACCCTGCCAAAGGAGCTTCTTTGCGGCAGGCAGATATGCCATTGCAGCGGAGCGATGTCAGCTGCGGAGGCATTTCCAGATATAGAGAAATACGGAGCAAAAGCCGCTTCGATACACCCTCTTTTCCCCATAAGCAGCAAAACGGAGTCATACAAAGAGCTATCAAATGCTTTTTTCTGCATAGAGGGTGACTGCGCTAAGGAATGGAGCGCTGTTCTCTCGGGTATGGGAAATTCCACGCGAATTATTACAAGTGATATCAAGAGCCGATATCATGCTGCTTGTTCTGTTGCAAGCAACCTCGTCTGCGGACTTATGGCGGAAAGTGCAGAGCTCCTTGAACAGTGCGGCTTTACTGAAGAAGAAGCTCTTTCAGCTCTTGAACCTCTTGCAATGAGCAATATGAAGCGTATCTTCACCGTGGGACCGACTGCCGCCCTTACAGGTCCTGTGGAGCGCAACGACGTATCTACGGTTAAAAAGCATATCGCCTGCATAAACGGCGGGAATGACTCCGATATCTACAGAGCGGTCTCGAAAAAACTGACAGAAATGGCTAAGGAACGTCACCCACAGGCAGATTATACAGAAATGGAGAAGCTCCTTAGGTAA
- a CDS encoding AAA family ATPase → MTKRIEIEFKSSVEIMNTPMKKRRFIVDEMIYPGLHVLSGDPKIGKSWMMMDMCLAIAKGEKFLGRKTEQGHVVYMALEDTSDNLQTRMYELTDEPTDNLQYVLLVNTLGNGLEDDLRKCKETFADLKLIVIDTLQKVRETVDMKYGSDYKDVSTLKSIADELGIAIILVHHNRKQQDSNPNNMILGTNGIPGAADGLLVLTHKSDSKNAVLNISGRGAPSLDINVIRDGAKWKLLDKPPEDKPDNFPSVIHDFMLEQKEFRGSASELCELLCKKFPSEEFKNNWMYRELLQHDEEVHSLGISYGKTKSNGTRSICVRYEADRDSSGSKLLYPESGAPAVPETSSNADISSQTVTPSASDVKTIAVPVGDKLIEWAANRITEKLAEQGIEVEPFQP, encoded by the coding sequence TTGACAAAAAGAATCGAAATTGAGTTCAAAAGCAGCGTCGAGATAATGAACACTCCGATGAAAAAGAGACGCTTCATCGTTGATGAAATGATCTATCCCGGGCTTCATGTACTGTCAGGTGATCCGAAGATAGGTAAATCGTGGATGATGATGGATATGTGTCTTGCGATTGCCAAAGGTGAAAAGTTTCTCGGACGCAAAACAGAACAAGGTCATGTGGTGTACATGGCACTTGAAGATACGTCTGATAATTTGCAGACGCGAATGTATGAGCTGACAGATGAGCCGACGGATAATCTGCAATACGTTTTGCTCGTCAACACTCTCGGTAACGGTCTCGAAGATGATCTGCGCAAGTGCAAGGAGACATTCGCAGACCTGAAGCTGATAGTCATTGATACTCTGCAAAAGGTGCGCGAAACTGTTGACATGAAGTACGGCAGTGATTACAAGGACGTATCAACGCTGAAATCTATTGCTGACGAGTTAGGCATCGCAATTATTCTTGTTCATCACAACCGAAAACAGCAGGACTCCAATCCGAACAACATGATACTTGGCACGAATGGTATCCCGGGTGCAGCAGATGGTCTGCTCGTTCTCACGCACAAGTCAGACAGCAAGAATGCAGTACTGAACATCAGTGGTCGCGGAGCACCGTCACTCGACATAAATGTTATCAGGGACGGAGCAAAGTGGAAGCTGCTTGACAAGCCGCCAGAGGACAAGCCTGATAACTTCCCGTCTGTGATACATGATTTTATGCTGGAGCAAAAAGAGTTCCGCGGAAGTGCGTCTGAGCTGTGCGAACTCTTATGCAAAAAGTTTCCCTCAGAGGAATTCAAAAACAACTGGATGTATCGCGAACTATTGCAGCACGATGAAGAAGTTCACTCGCTCGGTATCAGCTATGGCAAAACAAAAAGTAACGGCACTCGCAGTATCTGTGTCCGTTACGAAGCTGATAGGGACAGCAGTGGCAGTAAATTACTGTACCCTGAAAGTGGTGCCCCTGCCGTCCCTGAAACGTCTTCAAACGCTGATATATCTTCGCAAACCGTTACTCCTTCTGCCAGTGATGTTAAAACAATTGCTGTCCCTGTTGGTGATAAACTTATTGAATGGGCAGCCAACAGGATAACAGAAAAGTTAGCGGAGCAAGGTATTGAAGTCGAGCCGTTTCAGCCTTGA
- a CDS encoding sensor histidine kinase, with amino-acid sequence MKKEISKSRALRRRLLSVLLICLITIMIIFVSVFDIVYKSSTNIVTSHTSKIASKTVDTTAHGFYQVTLGNLQLSLESFGTNICTVLGSLQDIPDIDQELVLETHMMDFFNIDASNKGNDVIGFTYSNGEFHSIPSEPECDRIIQEAVETINIEYAKEPSAHYQGGSFQSELEQYTENCMGTYTMEGQGFVCAWDHLNNYNVLYPDICYGIIMFNQNYYKGLINQIAAEQTDSLLGEMNGLFQRSIYIMVAVIAGVLILFIVISVILSKKLSDPIVSEHDMLVKVNEMKTTFLSDASHELKTPLATMSGYAQNAEMELVSGCDTAAVHEKLKRISSEANRMALMVTQILDATRIEEGRMVLEPAPCDIDSLVRETVETYFAVLNKNNNRLAIRIPIELPKVNADSSRLQRVFVNLVSNALKHTKNGTILIKAEEEENFIKVTVMDTGSGISEEDMPHIWERYYKGKHSETGTGLGLYICKFIIESHGGKIWAESEVGKGTSFMFTLPV; translated from the coding sequence ATGAAAAAGGAAATCTCCAAAAGCCGCGCTTTGCGAAGACGGCTCCTTAGTGTTCTGCTGATATGCCTTATTACTATAATGATAATATTTGTTTCTGTCTTTGATATCGTATATAAAAGCTCGACTAATATAGTCACTTCGCATACGTCCAAGATCGCAAGCAAAACCGTTGATACTACTGCTCACGGTTTCTATCAGGTCACCCTTGGAAACCTACAGCTGTCTCTTGAAAGCTTCGGAACCAACATATGTACAGTCCTCGGCTCTTTGCAGGATATACCCGATATAGATCAGGAGCTCGTCCTTGAAACACATATGATGGATTTTTTCAATATAGATGCTTCAAATAAGGGCAACGATGTTATTGGCTTTACTTATTCTAACGGTGAATTCCACAGCATACCTTCCGAGCCCGAGTGTGACCGTATTATTCAGGAAGCTGTTGAAACCATTAATATTGAATATGCAAAAGAGCCCTCCGCTCACTATCAAGGAGGCAGCTTTCAGTCTGAACTTGAACAATATACTGAAAACTGCATGGGAACATATACTATGGAAGGTCAGGGCTTTGTATGCGCATGGGATCATCTGAACAACTACAATGTTCTTTATCCCGATATTTGCTACGGCATAATCATGTTCAACCAGAATTATTATAAAGGTCTCATCAATCAGATCGCAGCTGAGCAGACTGACTCTCTTTTAGGTGAAATGAACGGACTCTTCCAGAGATCAATTTATATCATGGTCGCAGTAATTGCGGGAGTGCTGATACTGTTTATCGTGATCTCAGTCATTCTCTCAAAGAAGCTGTCAGATCCTATTGTTTCCGAGCATGATATGCTGGTGAAGGTCAACGAGATGAAGACAACCTTCCTCTCGGACGCTTCCCATGAGCTGAAAACTCCTCTTGCTACCATGTCGGGATATGCTCAGAATGCAGAAATGGAGCTTGTAAGCGGCTGCGATACGGCTGCCGTACATGAAAAGCTGAAACGCATCTCCTCGGAAGCCAACCGCATGGCTCTTATGGTAACGCAGATACTTGACGCTACCCGAATTGAGGAAGGCCGAATGGTTCTGGAGCCTGCTCCCTGCGATATAGACAGCCTTGTGCGCGAGACCGTTGAGACCTATTTTGCTGTGCTTAACAAGAACAACAACAGGCTCGCAATACGTATCCCCATTGAATTGCCAAAGGTAAATGCTGACAGCTCAAGATTGCAGCGTGTGTTCGTGAATCTTGTTTCCAACGCTCTGAAGCATACCAAAAACGGTACAATACTTATCAAGGCAGAAGAGGAAGAAAACTTCATAAAAGTGACCGTAATGGATACGGGAAGCGGTATCTCCGAAGAGGATATGCCCCATATCTGGGAGCGTTACTACAAGGGAAAACACTCCGAAACAGGCACGGGTCTGGGACTTTATATATGCAAGTTCATAATCGAGTCCCACGGCGGCAAGATATGGGCCGAAAGCGAGGTCGGCAAGGGAACGTCGTTTATGTTCACGCTGCCTGTATAA
- a CDS encoding response regulator transcription factor: protein MSHILLVEDDSDIMRINRTFLENEGYTVHCADSVQTASFMLEECVPDLVLLDVMLPDGDGMDFCKILRQKTQAPVIFLTARDENDSVIMGFRSGGDDYITKPYDLNVLKARIEAQLRRNVKQSPQHPKIELPELTVDLFAGTATLDGNEYSLPQRELQILYMLASQIGSRISYHDIYKTIYGCDVEDSKNTIRVNISRLKKHLNMDDMSTYEIAATSEGEYVLRRVIF from the coding sequence ATGTCACACATATTATTAGTAGAAGACGATTCAGACATCATGCGTATCAACAGAACATTCCTTGAAAACGAAGGCTATACCGTACACTGTGCGGATTCGGTGCAGACCGCATCGTTTATGCTGGAGGAGTGCGTTCCCGACCTTGTGCTCCTTGACGTTATGCTGCCCGACGGCGACGGAATGGACTTCTGCAAGATATTGCGGCAGAAAACACAGGCTCCTGTGATATTCCTCACAGCCCGTGACGAGAACGACAGCGTTATTATGGGCTTCCGCAGCGGCGGCGACGACTACATAACAAAGCCCTACGACCTTAATGTATTAAAGGCGCGTATAGAAGCGCAGCTCCGCCGCAATGTAAAGCAGTCTCCTCAGCACCCGAAGATAGAGCTTCCCGAACTTACAGTTGATCTTTTTGCTGGAACTGCCACCCTTGACGGAAATGAATACTCACTGCCCCAGCGTGAATTGCAGATACTCTATATGCTCGCCTCACAGATAGGCTCGCGTATAAGCTATCATGATATATACAAGACCATTTACGGCTGTGATGTGGAGGATAGCAAAAACACCATAAGGGTAAATATTTCCCGTTTGAAAAAGCATCTGAATATGGACGATATGAGCACATACGAGATAGCTGCCACTTCTGAGGGCGAGTACGTTCTCAGGCGAGTCATATTCTGA
- the panC gene encoding pantoate--beta-alanine ligase: MRVVKTIDEVRTQVKEWRAQGLTVGLVPTMGYLHEGHASLIDASHRDNDRTVVSDFVNPMQFGPTEDLESYPRDIDRDAKLVEEHGGDIIFNPEPSEMYHEGFSSFVDMTVLTQELCGLSRPVHFRGVCTVVSKLFNIVKPDRAYFGKKDAQQLAVIRHMVDDLNMDIEIIGCPIVREADGLAKSSRNTYLNADERKAALVLSKAVFLGMDMVRKGESDCSAIIGEMKKLIEDEPLAKIDYVKIVDCATMQQIKALDRPALCAMAVYIGKTRLIDNFFTEDV, translated from the coding sequence ATGAGAGTAGTTAAAACCATAGATGAAGTCCGCACACAGGTAAAGGAATGGAGAGCACAGGGGCTCACCGTGGGACTTGTCCCTACAATGGGCTACCTCCATGAGGGACACGCAAGCCTTATCGACGCTTCTCACAGGGATAACGACAGGACAGTTGTTTCCGATTTTGTAAATCCGATGCAATTCGGTCCAACAGAGGATCTTGAAAGCTATCCCCGTGATATCGACCGCGACGCAAAGCTCGTTGAAGAACATGGCGGCGATATCATTTTCAATCCCGAACCTTCCGAGATGTACCATGAGGGCTTCTCTTCTTTCGTTGATATGACCGTGCTCACACAGGAGCTCTGCGGTCTTAGCCGTCCCGTTCATTTCCGCGGCGTATGCACAGTAGTATCCAAGCTTTTCAATATCGTAAAGCCCGACCGTGCATATTTCGGCAAAAAGGACGCTCAGCAGCTTGCAGTTATCCGCCACATGGTCGACGACCTTAATATGGACATCGAGATAATCGGCTGTCCTATAGTCCGTGAAGCAGACGGGCTTGCAAAAAGTTCACGCAACACCTATCTTAATGCTGACGAAAGAAAGGCTGCACTTGTACTCTCCAAGGCAGTATTTCTGGGCATGGATATGGTCAGAAAGGGTGAGAGCGACTGTTCTGCTATCATAGGCGAGATGAAAAAGCTCATAGAAGATGAACCTCTTGCAAAGATAGATTACGTCAAGATAGTCGACTGTGCAACAATGCAGCAGATAAAGGCCCTCGACCGTCCTGCGCTATGCGCTATGGCTGTATATATCGGCAAAACACGCCTTATCGACAACTTCTTCACCGAAGACGTATAA
- the panD gene encoding aspartate 1-decarboxylase produces the protein MEISMLKSKIHRAVITQAELNYVGSVTIDEELMEAAGLYEYERVHISNVNSGSRIETYVIAGKRGSGVICLNGAAARSGQKGDHVIIMAYANMTPEEIKTHRPKVVFVSDNNEVVRVADYEKHGELR, from the coding sequence ATGGAAATATCAATGCTCAAAAGCAAAATACACCGCGCCGTTATCACTCAGGCGGAGCTCAACTATGTTGGCAGCGTCACTATCGACGAAGAGCTCATGGAAGCCGCAGGGCTTTATGAATACGAGCGCGTACATATATCAAACGTAAACAGCGGAAGCCGTATCGAGACTTACGTTATCGCTGGCAAACGTGGAAGCGGAGTTATCTGTCTCAACGGTGCAGCCGCACGTTCAGGACAAAAAGGCGACCATGTTATCATAATGGCATATGCGAATATGACCCCCGAGGAAATAAAAACTCACCGTCCAAAGGTAGTTTTTGTTAGCGATAACAATGAAGTTGTAAGGGTAGCCGATTACGAAAAGCATGGAGAACTGAGATAA
- a CDS encoding type II toxin-antitoxin system prevent-host-death family antitoxin translates to MPNIVPISDLRNYSAVLQDVAVGSPVYLTKNGRGCYAIVDIKEQEEYERTKAALRLMCELEEGRKSGEQEGWITSDDMRKHFGAKKA, encoded by the coding sequence ATGCCGAATATCGTACCTATTTCAGATCTAAGGAATTATTCTGCTGTATTGCAGGACGTTGCAGTAGGCTCACCCGTTTATCTTACCAAGAACGGTCGCGGCTGCTATGCAATCGTTGATATTAAGGAGCAAGAAGAGTATGAGCGTACAAAAGCAGCACTCCGCCTGATGTGTGAATTGGAAGAGGGAAGAAAATCAGGAGAACAGGAAGGCTGGATCACCTCCGATGATATGAGGAAGCATTTTGGGGCAAAGAAAGCATGA
- the panB gene encoding 3-methyl-2-oxobutanoate hydroxymethyltransferase, producing the protein MKNTVSTLLKQKQSGDKITMLTAYDYTTAKIIDECGVNAILIGDSLGMVMLGYENTLPVTMEDMIHHTAAVSRGAENAFIVADMPFMSYQVSVQEAVINAGRLIKEGGANAVKLEGGAEVCEQIRAIVNASIPVVAHLGLTPQSVNAFGGFKVQGKSLDKARKLIDDALKIQEAGACAVVLEGIPAKLADIITRKLFIPTIGIGAGKGCDGQVLVYQDMLGLTTGHTAKFVKRFADVGSVMRQGIADYISETKEGAFPAEEHTYAIEDDVIEQLMREEK; encoded by the coding sequence ATGAAGAACACTGTTTCAACCCTTCTGAAGCAGAAGCAATCAGGTGACAAGATCACGATGCTTACTGCTTACGACTACACAACAGCGAAGATCATCGACGAGTGCGGCGTAAATGCCATACTTATCGGCGATTCACTGGGCATGGTAATGCTGGGCTACGAAAACACGCTCCCCGTGACTATGGAGGATATGATACATCATACCGCCGCAGTTTCAAGAGGTGCGGAAAACGCTTTCATCGTAGCCGATATGCCGTTCATGTCCTATCAGGTCAGTGTACAGGAGGCTGTTATCAATGCAGGCAGACTTATCAAAGAGGGCGGCGCCAATGCTGTAAAGCTTGAAGGCGGAGCCGAGGTCTGCGAGCAGATAAGAGCTATCGTGAATGCGTCCATTCCTGTTGTTGCACATCTGGGACTTACTCCACAGTCTGTAAATGCCTTCGGCGGCTTCAAGGTACAGGGCAAGAGCCTTGACAAGGCCAGAAAGCTCATTGACGACGCGCTGAAGATACAGGAGGCAGGCGCCTGTGCAGTAGTTTTAGAGGGTATCCCCGCAAAGCTTGCGGATATCATCACAAGGAAGCTCTTTATCCCGACTATCGGTATCGGCGCAGGAAAAGGCTGCGACGGACAGGTACTGGTATATCAGGATATGCTTGGACTTACCACAGGTCATACCGCTAAATTCGTAAAGCGGTTCGCTGATGTGGGCTCGGTGATGCGTCAGGGTATCGCTGATTATATCAGTGAGACCAAAGAGGGAGCATTCCCTGCCGAGGAGCATACCTACGCTATTGAAGATGATGTTATCGAACAGCTTATGAGGGAGGAAAAGTGA
- a CDS encoding GmrSD restriction endonuclease domain-containing protein yields the protein MDKFEKLSKRDGFYSWESLKFLLYIYDLSLTKTDSEKKINPDEYFKQEPKDHCSIEHIYPQKGTDKYWSDRFDKYSPNERKRLNGSLGNG from the coding sequence ATAGATAAATTCGAAAAGCTATCTAAACGAGACGGCTTTTATAGTTGGGAAAGTCTCAAATTTCTTCTTTACATTTATGACCTAAGCCTTACCAAGACAGACTCTGAGAAAAAGATTAATCCGGACGAGTACTTCAAACAGGAGCCTAAGGATCATTGCTCAATCGAACATATCTATCCGCAAAAAGGCACTGATAAGTATTGGTCGGACAGATTTGATAAGTATTCGCCGAATGAAAGGAAGCGACTTAATGGCAGTCTTGGAAATGGCTAA